In the Alteromonas sp. M12 genome, one interval contains:
- a CDS encoding sugar kinase, translating to MVQQSDNSQIYSSKPIVMIGECMMELSQYGDDKFHKGFAGDTFNSSVYMKRAFEQLNVNFMSCIGSDTVSTQLLDMLQLEGLDNRFIEVDEKRIMGAYMVQTDDQGERSFLYWRNDSAAKLLMQNLSKNAEQALQDCQLIFFSGITLAILNDNDRAQLLHMLCRLRNKGVNIAFDPNYRPALWENEKVAQNAIGQGFQVANILLPGMEDFELFGLRQRQQIVKFLNSCGFDELIIKDGSKSVFGYTSDACCEVQVAPNPAVIDTTSAGDAFAGVYLGARILGLDMKSAIEKAAAVAKEVTNHRGAIMPQEKFKNFWKGYKAA from the coding sequence ATGGTGCAACAAAGTGATAATTCGCAGATATATTCTTCAAAACCTATTGTCATGATTGGGGAATGTATGATGGAGCTAAGTCAATACGGAGATGACAAGTTTCATAAGGGCTTCGCTGGGGATACTTTCAATAGCAGTGTTTATATGAAACGTGCTTTTGAGCAATTAAATGTTAATTTTATGAGTTGCATTGGCAGCGATACTGTAAGCACACAACTGCTCGATATGTTGCAATTAGAAGGCTTAGATAATCGTTTTATCGAAGTAGATGAAAAGCGTATTATGGGTGCTTACATGGTGCAAACAGATGATCAAGGTGAGCGTTCTTTTTTATATTGGCGCAACGACTCTGCGGCTAAATTGTTAATGCAGAACTTGTCAAAAAATGCCGAACAAGCCCTTCAAGATTGCCAATTAATCTTTTTTTCCGGTATCACCTTAGCTATCTTAAATGACAATGATCGTGCTCAGTTACTGCATATGCTTTGTCGTTTGCGTAATAAAGGTGTCAATATTGCATTCGATCCAAATTATCGCCCCGCTTTATGGGAAAACGAAAAAGTCGCCCAAAATGCCATAGGTCAGGGTTTTCAGGTAGCCAATATTTTATTGCCGGGAATGGAAGACTTCGAACTATTTGGGTTGCGACAACGGCAACAAATTGTCAAATTTTTAAATAGTTGTGGCTTTGATGAACTGATTATTAAAGATGGCTCGAAGAGTGTTTTCGGCTATACCTCAGATGCATGTTGTGAAGTGCAAGTTGCCCCTAATCCCGCCGTTATCGATACCACTTCTGCTGGCGATGCTTTTGCTGGTGTTTACCTGGGAGCAAGAATCCTAGGCTTAGATATGAAAAGCGCCATCGAAAAAGCGGCTGCAGTTGCCAAAGAGGTCACTAATCATCGCGGCGCGATTATGCCCCAAGAAAAATTTAAGAACTTCTGGAAAGGTTACAAAGCAGCGTAA
- a CDS encoding FadR/GntR family transcriptional regulator encodes MKNRRMFWQIVSKIESQIDAGRYPVGSRLPPERELAENFEVSRPTIREAIIALEVRGRVEVKVSSGVYVIDTASKGESTPNISAFELTQARALVEGEAAALAALSITDKELEALEKTLKAMENGDEPEAADREFHSIIATATRNTALLYSIQHYWTLRESQPQIVAAYKGVCSSSVQDRLEEHRRIYLALKKHDSQEARAAMHGHFHRLINSLFEISEAEALEEVRKKSNETRDRYSLTHLVG; translated from the coding sequence ATGAAAAATCGTCGTATGTTTTGGCAGATTGTAAGTAAAATTGAATCACAGATTGACGCTGGCCGTTACCCTGTGGGCAGTCGCCTTCCACCAGAAAGAGAATTAGCAGAAAACTTTGAAGTCAGTCGCCCTACTATTCGAGAAGCGATAATTGCGCTAGAAGTAAGAGGCAGAGTTGAAGTAAAAGTGAGTTCAGGTGTATACGTCATTGATACTGCATCTAAAGGCGAATCTACGCCCAACATCAGCGCATTTGAATTAACACAAGCGCGCGCTTTAGTTGAGGGAGAAGCAGCCGCCCTTGCTGCATTATCAATTACCGATAAAGAACTCGAAGCACTAGAGAAAACGTTAAAAGCAATGGAAAATGGCGATGAGCCAGAAGCCGCTGATCGCGAATTTCATTCGATTATTGCTACTGCAACTCGCAATACAGCTTTGCTTTATTCGATACAACATTATTGGACGTTACGTGAGTCTCAGCCACAAATTGTTGCTGCATATAAAGGTGTATGTAGTAGTAGTGTTCAAGATCGTCTTGAAGAACATAGACGCATCTATTTGGCACTGAAAAAGCATGACTCTCAAGAAGCACGAGCGGCTATGCACGGCCATTTTCATCGTTTAATTAATTCATTATTTGAAATATCTGAAGCCGAAGCATTGGAAGAAGTCAGAAAAAAATCCAATGAAACCCGTGATCGTTATTCTTTGACTCACTTGGTCGGTTAA
- a CDS encoding RDD family protein — protein MTQTTQHFPRAGFFKRLAAMVYDILVAVAIGMCAGLIYSVIGLMLFENGIIDKQGFTHFMDFTDQSLWFRISEQIWVGFWILVFFLWFWRNGGQTIGMRAWRLRLFSTTDQPLGYGRALMRIIFSLGGLGTLLVLFDVKNKQSLQDRLAGTEMLVLSKDANHHRAWKSL, from the coding sequence ATGACCCAAACTACCCAACATTTTCCTCGTGCTGGCTTTTTTAAACGATTAGCAGCCATGGTATATGACATCCTAGTTGCCGTGGCAATTGGCATGTGTGCAGGACTTATTTATTCAGTTATTGGCTTGATGTTATTTGAAAATGGCATAATTGATAAGCAAGGTTTTACCCATTTCATGGATTTTACTGACCAATCCTTGTGGTTTAGAATCAGCGAGCAAATCTGGGTTGGATTCTGGATTTTGGTTTTCTTTTTGTGGTTTTGGCGAAATGGTGGACAAACCATCGGCATGCGTGCTTGGCGATTACGTTTATTTAGTACAACCGATCAGCCGTTGGGCTACGGTCGAGCTTTAATGCGAATTATTTTCTCATTAGGGGGATTGGGAACACTTTTAGTATTATTTGATGTGAAAAATAAACAATCTTTGCAAGATAGACTGGCAGGAACTGAAATGCTGGTGTTAAGCAAAGATGCAAATCATCACCGTGCTTGGAAATCACTTTAA
- a CDS encoding TonB-dependent receptor yields MKNNNKQKFHPVALGIAIGLATLQPLSLYAQEAEEDATESVERISITGSLGSLPGQDVESVFGFGKSILETPRSASTISDEQLERFAVSDIDDLVAFAPGTYTQSFFGVAGSLDVRGTPGEAYFRGVKRLDNPGNYPTPIGASSSIDIVRGPASPIYGPAKIGGYLNFNPKSARASGGQYLDENKGAFSYTLGSWDKSVLTAELGGPASIGDKKMGFYLYGEVENSGSYYDNSATDQTVLQASFNIDITDNLRLEFGGMHHDYDGNQVAGWNRLTQDLIDTGTYITGTAKNIDTDGSGAISHEEYGAVNLAGENFFYAFAPSFTDADATELMQLDNPGTTTLSGNQVLVAADDVLTNTVDTLYFDIIYYTENDWEIKNQMFYEAYENLNENAYGFSQFHESSVFENKLIISTEYENDSLLAQFQVSPSIRRTQFLHGDDFTYEYFNRRDLTMESTALDRRELATRIDDNYDNYDEGNYIDYGIAAMTDLTWDFGLNIVLGLRYDVIDVETTSHGDKLLVKGPVVSAEDSFNGTSWNTSISYKTPIGLIPYITIAEQATVIAGQGAEIGYGQLIDDDGNSYNGAFDTSELKEIGIKGSFLDDTLYFALSSYKQERSDFNAQAIVTNATTENKGTEFELRWVVNEQLVVTAGYTNMKVYNLTAYNNGEGGSLFGFLGAEDLTSLSDPSLVFGGNPIGLTLIDVGASKEDARKQGIPENIYTATATYDFQNGFAINGSVIRADETYSSFSKSVELPAYTLVNAGVVYDADTWTASLSIKNLTDEKYYRANFPDLFGAQIVLPELPRHYQAKFSYKF; encoded by the coding sequence ATGAAAAACAACAACAAACAAAAGTTTCATCCGGTAGCATTGGGAATTGCTATTGGTCTTGCGACTTTGCAGCCTTTGAGTTTATATGCACAAGAAGCTGAAGAAGATGCAACTGAAAGCGTGGAGCGCATCTCTATTACAGGCTCCTTAGGTAGCTTGCCTGGTCAAGATGTAGAGTCAGTATTCGGTTTTGGAAAATCTATACTGGAGACTCCCCGTTCAGCCTCCACGATTAGTGATGAACAACTCGAGCGTTTTGCGGTATCCGACATAGATGATTTAGTCGCTTTCGCTCCAGGTACTTATACCCAATCATTCTTTGGTGTTGCGGGCTCTTTGGATGTACGTGGTACTCCGGGTGAAGCATATTTTCGAGGGGTTAAACGATTAGATAATCCTGGAAACTATCCAACTCCAATTGGTGCCTCAAGCAGTATCGATATTGTAAGAGGCCCAGCTTCCCCTATTTACGGACCAGCTAAAATTGGGGGATACCTCAACTTTAACCCTAAATCTGCCCGTGCTAGCGGTGGCCAATATTTGGATGAAAATAAAGGTGCATTCTCATACACATTAGGAAGTTGGGACAAAAGTGTCCTAACTGCCGAATTAGGTGGCCCAGCGTCAATCGGCGATAAAAAAATGGGCTTCTATCTCTATGGTGAAGTTGAGAATTCTGGCAGCTACTATGATAACTCAGCAACCGATCAAACCGTGTTACAAGCATCGTTTAATATTGATATCACTGATAATTTACGCCTTGAATTTGGTGGAATGCATCATGATTATGATGGAAATCAAGTAGCCGGTTGGAACCGCTTAACCCAAGATTTAATTGACACAGGAACCTACATAACGGGTACCGCCAAAAATATTGATACCGATGGTTCAGGAGCTATTTCCCATGAAGAGTATGGTGCTGTAAATCTAGCTGGAGAAAACTTTTTCTATGCATTTGCACCATCGTTCACCGATGCCGACGCCACTGAATTGATGCAGCTTGATAATCCTGGCACCACAACATTAAGCGGTAATCAGGTATTAGTTGCCGCCGACGATGTCCTAACTAACACTGTTGATACCCTATATTTCGATATTATTTATTACACAGAAAATGATTGGGAAATTAAAAACCAAATGTTTTATGAGGCATATGAAAACCTCAATGAAAATGCCTATGGTTTCTCTCAATTCCATGAAAGTTCTGTTTTCGAAAACAAATTGATTATTTCAACTGAATACGAAAACGACTCTCTACTTGCACAATTTCAGGTGTCACCATCTATTCGACGCACTCAGTTCTTACATGGTGATGATTTTACCTATGAGTACTTTAACCGTCGCGATTTAACCATGGAGTCAACCGCGTTAGATAGACGTGAATTAGCCACACGTATCGACGACAATTACGATAACTATGACGAAGGTAATTACATCGATTATGGTATTGCTGCGATGACCGATTTAACCTGGGATTTCGGCCTGAATATCGTGTTAGGTCTTCGCTATGACGTTATCGATGTAGAAACCACTAGCCACGGCGATAAGCTATTGGTGAAAGGGCCTGTTGTTAGTGCTGAGGATAGTTTCAATGGCACCTCATGGAACACCAGTATTTCATATAAAACGCCAATTGGTTTGATTCCCTACATCACGATAGCGGAACAAGCAACCGTGATTGCAGGTCAAGGTGCTGAGATTGGTTATGGTCAATTGATTGATGATGATGGCAATTCATATAACGGTGCATTTGATACTTCTGAATTGAAAGAAATTGGTATCAAGGGCTCGTTTTTAGATGATACCTTGTATTTTGCTTTATCTTCCTATAAACAAGAACGCTCCGATTTTAATGCACAAGCGATTGTTACCAATGCAACTACTGAGAACAAAGGTACTGAGTTTGAATTACGTTGGGTTGTGAATGAGCAATTAGTTGTTACCGCTGGTTATACCAACATGAAAGTATACAACCTAACTGCATACAACAATGGTGAAGGTGGTTCATTATTTGGTTTCTTGGGTGCTGAAGATCTGACTAGCCTATCTGACCCATCACTTGTATTTGGTGGTAATCCCATCGGCTTAACCTTAATCGATGTTGGTGCAAGTAAAGAAGATGCCCGTAAACAAGGGATTCCAGAAAACATCTACACCGCAACCGCGACCTATGATTTCCAGAATGGTTTTGCAATAAACGGGAGTGTAATTCGTGCTGACGAAACTTACTCTAGCTTCTCTAAATCGGTTGAATTACCTGCCTATACTTTGGTCAATGCAGGGGTTGTTTACGATGCAGATACCTGGACTGCGAGTTTATCCATTAAGAACCTTACGGATGAAAAATACTATCGCGCAAATTTCCCAGATCTATTTGGGGCGCAAATTGTGCTACCTGAGTTACCAAGACATTACCAAGCGAAATTTAGCTATAAATTTTAA
- a CDS encoding purine nucleoside permease: protein MFGITLQKLFNSALFSVAILGLTACTVDNSESNSTTLPTAIEVKVVVVTMFEIGEDEGDKPGEFQLWKAGQKLSTKFDFPHSHHDIYMNTDTGVMGIVTGMGTAKATAAIMALGLDPRFDLSKAYWLVAGIAGFDPADASIGSAAWATWIVDGDLAHQIDAREIPEQWSSGYFPLFANAPYSDSEHASDTQHSANGEVYKLNPSLTEWAFQLTKNIQLTDYPAMAELRAKYSDFANAQKKPFVLKGDQLASSTFWHGKRLNQWANDWTTFWTNGQGNFVSSGMEDTGTMQAIEYLDRIDKVDRDRVMVLRTGSNYSMQPTGLSAAENLAMESGEAGFAGMQSALESAYTVGSTVVKALLDDWKNYRQNPPSA, encoded by the coding sequence ATGTTCGGCATTACACTCCAAAAATTATTTAACAGCGCATTATTCAGTGTCGCTATATTAGGGTTGACAGCTTGTACTGTCGATAACAGTGAATCTAATTCAACAACGCTTCCAACAGCGATTGAAGTAAAAGTGGTTGTGGTAACCATGTTTGAAATTGGTGAAGATGAAGGGGATAAACCCGGTGAATTCCAACTTTGGAAGGCCGGCCAAAAACTCTCAACCAAATTCGATTTCCCCCACTCACATCACGATATATATATGAATACTGACACTGGCGTGATGGGAATTGTCACCGGCATGGGCACCGCTAAGGCCACTGCAGCAATAATGGCGCTAGGTTTAGATCCTCGCTTTGATTTAAGTAAGGCCTATTGGTTGGTAGCCGGCATAGCGGGTTTTGATCCCGCTGATGCATCTATTGGTTCTGCCGCTTGGGCAACATGGATTGTAGATGGCGACTTAGCCCACCAAATTGACGCACGAGAAATTCCAGAACAGTGGTCTTCTGGTTATTTTCCGCTTTTTGCCAATGCTCCATATTCTGATTCAGAACACGCATCAGACACCCAGCACAGCGCTAACGGTGAAGTTTATAAACTGAATCCATCGTTAACGGAATGGGCTTTTCAGCTCACTAAAAATATTCAATTAACAGATTACCCAGCAATGGCAGAATTGCGGGCCAAATACAGCGACTTTGCAAATGCGCAGAAAAAACCTTTTGTGCTCAAAGGTGATCAGCTTGCCTCGTCTACGTTCTGGCACGGAAAACGACTTAATCAATGGGCAAATGACTGGACAACCTTTTGGACCAACGGTCAGGGTAACTTTGTCAGCTCCGGTATGGAAGACACCGGCACTATGCAAGCCATAGAGTATTTAGACCGAATAGATAAAGTAGATAGAGACAGAGTGATGGTGCTGCGTACAGGTAGCAATTACTCTATGCAACCAACAGGTTTAAGTGCCGCCGAAAATCTGGCGATGGAAAGCGGTGAGGCGGGCTTTGCTGGCATGCAATCGGCCTTGGAATCAGCCTATACGGTAGGTAGCACAGTCGTAAAAGCCCTACTTGACGATTGGAAAAATTATCGCCAAAATCCACCAAGCGCTTGA
- a CDS encoding NCS2 family permease: protein MNTFLERFFSLSQHGTNFKTECIAGLTTFAAMSYVLVVNPSILSASGMPVAGLITVTALAACIGTLLMAFMTNYPIAMAPGMGLNAFFAFTICITREVPWEAALGIVFWNGILFVLLSLLGIRKKIADSIPNALKIGVQCGIGLFIAFIGLKNAGLIVDNPATLVSLGDLSQPVTLLALAGIVGTIILVAKNITGAILISVIGLAIIGAFIPHGEGTLTPTPAGIVGLPESISSTFFAMDIMYPIENFAHTWDLIFALLFVNMFDTIGTLIGVSRKANLLDSNGELPKMGSAMTADAAASVVGATLGTSPVTSYVESASGVSAGGRTGLTAVIVALCFVLALFFTPLMVVVPVMATTPALVMVGIFMMESIRQLDFDDLPSLATATVALLTMPLTFSISEGIALGFITYVGVNLGMGKYKQISALTYIMAGIFMLRYIFNLK, encoded by the coding sequence ATGAACACATTTTTAGAGCGCTTTTTTAGTCTGTCGCAACACGGTACAAACTTTAAAACCGAATGCATTGCCGGTCTGACGACATTTGCCGCTATGTCATATGTATTAGTAGTCAATCCAAGCATCTTATCCGCCTCTGGTATGCCCGTCGCCGGCTTAATTACGGTAACTGCATTGGCTGCCTGTATTGGCACTTTGTTGATGGCATTCATGACTAATTATCCGATTGCTATGGCACCGGGCATGGGGCTCAACGCGTTTTTTGCGTTTACTATCTGTATTACTCGAGAGGTGCCTTGGGAAGCGGCCCTTGGTATTGTATTTTGGAATGGGATTTTATTTGTACTGTTATCGTTATTGGGGATCCGCAAAAAAATTGCCGATTCTATACCGAATGCCTTAAAGATAGGTGTGCAGTGCGGTATCGGACTATTTATTGCTTTTATCGGACTGAAAAATGCCGGCTTGATTGTCGATAACCCAGCCACATTGGTGTCTTTAGGGGACTTATCTCAACCTGTGACCCTACTGGCATTAGCGGGCATAGTCGGTACCATCATATTAGTCGCGAAGAATATTACTGGGGCAATTTTAATATCGGTTATTGGTTTAGCCATTATTGGCGCCTTCATTCCCCATGGAGAAGGTACATTAACCCCTACTCCCGCCGGAATAGTTGGGTTACCAGAGAGCATATCATCAACGTTTTTTGCAATGGATATTATGTATCCCATAGAAAATTTTGCGCACACCTGGGATCTAATATTCGCCCTACTGTTTGTGAATATGTTCGATACTATAGGTACCCTAATAGGCGTATCTCGCAAAGCCAACTTACTTGATAGTAATGGTGAATTACCGAAGATGGGCAGCGCCATGACCGCTGATGCTGCAGCCAGTGTGGTAGGAGCAACCTTAGGTACATCACCGGTCACATCATATGTAGAATCAGCATCAGGGGTGTCAGCCGGCGGCAGAACGGGGCTCACTGCGGTAATTGTCGCCCTTTGCTTCGTGTTAGCCTTGTTCTTCACTCCATTGATGGTTGTAGTGCCCGTAATGGCAACCACGCCAGCATTAGTGATGGTAGGTATATTTATGATGGAGTCTATTCGTCAACTAGATTTTGATGACTTGCCCTCGTTAGCAACCGCCACTGTAGCCTTACTCACAATGCCACTCACGTTTAGCATAAGCGAAGGTATCGCATTGGGCTTTATCACTTATGTTGGGGTGAATCTGGGGATGGGCAAATACAAACAAATATCGGCCCTTACTTACATCATGGCTGGCATATTTATGCTGCGCTATATATTTAACTTGAAATAA